A genomic segment from Spinacia oleracea cultivar Varoflay chromosome 3, BTI_SOV_V1, whole genome shotgun sequence encodes:
- the LOC130470420 gene encoding protein FAR-RED IMPAIRED RESPONSE 1-like: MPGVNHHGQSILLGCALVSRENADTFEWIFSNWLECMGGKALVGILIDLDATMKKALKSTMSESCHRWCLWHITQKFCRKFRKNEEYLDLKEDDGDEFEMNWATVMKRYNLSDNDIPKIRVGRHRNFLFPFYIVGHT; this comes from the coding sequence GTGTAAATCATCATGGTCAAAGCATATTACTTGGATGTGCGTTGGTTTCACGTGAGAATGCCGACACCTTTGAGTGGATATTTAGTAATTGGTTGGAATGTATGGGAGGTAAAGCCCTTGTAGGGATATTGATTGATCTGGATGCTACAATGAAGAAGGCTTTAAAGTCAACCATGAGTGAATCATGTCATAGGTGGTGCCTATGGCACATTACTCAAAAGTTTTGCAGAAAGTTCAGAAAGAATGAAGAGTACCTAGATTTGAAGGAAGACGATGGTGATGAATTCGAAATGAATTGGGCAACTGTTATGAAGCGGTACAACCTATCAGATAATGATATTCCTAAAATACGCGTAGGAAGGCATAgaaattttttatttcctttttataTAGTTGGGCATACCTAA